The following are encoded together in the Humulus lupulus chromosome 5, drHumLupu1.1, whole genome shotgun sequence genome:
- the LOC133779754 gene encoding uncharacterized protein LOC133779754, which translates to MTWAEFQAFSKKYYSAAVLATKVDEFVTLVQGNLYVTDYAQKFNRLAKFSPEVVPTEALREAYRNKGSNEGNKRKANEGQNSGIDKRLRPPATNNNSYNTQNHPNNRNFRYNDRNHGNHQSNKVEHPTCPKCSKRYLGEFQAGTNKCFKCVQVGHLRKDFPQWKVGHNNNINLVPAQIFALTRNEAANSNTIFIGQLSITGMMCRVLIDSGVAHSYVSMNMIDKLGMPCKLVEHSFSTMLPSGDMMMSTRWLQSAPITIERRECLADLIEPR; encoded by the exons atgacttgggcagaATTCCAGGCTTTtagcaagaagtattacagtgcggCCGTGTTGGCAACCAAAGTAGATGAGTTCGTGACTTTGGTTCAGGGAAATCTATATGTCACTGATTATGCACAGAAGTTCAATAGGTTGGCAAAATTTTCTCCTGAAGTTGTACCAACTGAAGCTCT AAGAGAGGCCTATCGAAACAAGGGCTCCAATGAGGGCAACAAGAGGAAAGCTAATGAAGGGCAGAATAGTGGCATTGATAAGAGACTGAGACCCCCGGCCACGAATAACAATAGTTACAACACTCAGAACCACCCTAACAACCGCAACTTTCGCTATAATGATCGGAACCATGGGAATCACCAAAGCAACAAAGTAGAGCACCCCACTTGTCCTAAATGCTCGAAAAGATACCTGGGAGAATTTCAAGCTGGCACCAACAAATGTTTCAAGTGCGTTCAAGTAGGACATCTAAGAAAGGATTTCCCACAATGGAAAGTGGGACATAATAATAACATCAATCTGGTGCCAGCACAGATTTTTGCCTTAACTCGGAATGAAGCAGCCAACAGCAACACCATATTCATAGGTCAACTCTCTATAActggtatgatgtgtagagtccttattgattctgGAGTGGCTCACTCCTATGTTTcaatgaatatgattgataagtTGGGTATGCCTTGTAAATTGGTAgagcatagttttagtacaatgttaccgtcAGGAGACATGATGATGTCAACCAGGTGGTTGCAGTCAGCACCTATAACAATAGAGCGCAGGGAGTGCCTGGCAGACCTTATAGAACCAA gataa